One window from the genome of Archocentrus centrarchus isolate MPI-CPG fArcCen1 unplaced genomic scaffold, fArcCen1 scaffold_41_ctg1, whole genome shotgun sequence encodes:
- the LOC115777013 gene encoding beta-enolase isoform X1, with amino-acid sequence MSITKIHAREILDSRGNPTVEVDLWTAKGLFRAAVPSGASTGVHEALELRDGDKTRYLGKGTVKAVEHVNKDIAPKLIEKKFSVVDQEKIDKFMLELDGTENKSKFGANAILGVSLAVCKAGAAEKGVPLYRHIADLAGHKDVILPVPAFNVINGGSHAGNKLAMQEFMILPVGASNFHEAMRIGAEVYHNLKNVIKAKYGKDATNVGDEGGFAPNILENNEALELLKTAIEKAGYPDKIIIGMDVAASEFFRSGKYDLDFKSPDDPSRHISGEQLGDLYRSFIKNYPVQSIEDPFDQDDWEHWAKFTSSVDIQIVGDDLTVTNPKRIQQAVEKKACNCLLLKVNQIGSVTESIQACKLAQSSGWGVMVSHRSGETEDTFIADLVVGLCTGQIKTGAPCRSERLAKYNQLMRIEEELGDKAKFAGKDFRHPKIN; translated from the exons ATGTCCATCACCAAGATCCACGCTCGCGAGATTCTGGACTCCAGAGGAAACCCCACCGTGGAGGTGGACCTGTGGACGGCCAAAG GTCTGTTCAGGGCTGCCGTTCCCAGCGGCGCTTCAACTGGAGTCCACGAGGCGCTGGAGCTCCGTGATGGAGACAAGACCCGCTACCTGGGCAAAG GTACCGTGAAGGCTGTGGAGCACGTCAACAAGGACATCGCCCCTAAGCTGATTGAGAAG AAATTCAGTGTTGTCGACCAGGAGAAGATCGACAAGTTCATGCTGGAGCTGGACGGCACCGAGAACAAAT CCAAATTTGGTGCCAATGCCATCCTGGGCGTGTCGCTGGCCGTCTGTAAGGCCGGAGCGGCGGAGAAAGGCGTTCCCCTGTACCGCCACATCGCTGACCTTGCTGGACACAAAGATGTCATCCTTCCCGTCCCT GCCTTTAACGTGATTAACGGTGGTAGCCATGCCGGAAACAAACTGGCCATGCAAGAGTTCATGATCCTGCCAGTTGGAGCCTCAAACTTCCATGAGGCCATGAGGATTGGAGCGGAG GTCTACCATAACCTGAAGAACGTCATCAAGGCTAAATATGGAAAGGATGCCACCAATGTGGGGGATGAGGGCGGTTTTGCTCCCAACATCCTAGAGAACAATGAGG CTCTGGAGCTGCTGAAGACCGCCATCGAGAAGGCCGGTTACCCCGATAAGATCATCATTGGCATGGACGTGGCCGCCTCAGAGTTCTTCCGCAGCGGGAAGTACGACCTGGACTTCAAGTCCCCCGACGACCCATCCAGACACATCAGCGGCGAGCAGCTGGGCGACTTGTACCGCAGCTTCATCAAGAACTACCCCG TTCAGTCCATTGAGGATCCATTTGACCAGGATGACTGGGAGCACTGGGCCAAATTCACCTCCTCCGTAGACATCCAG ATCGTAGGAGATGACCTTACTGTCACCAACCCAAAGAGGATCCAGCAGGCAGTGGAGAAGAAGGCCTGCAACTGTCTGCTGCTCAAAGTCAACCAGATTGGCTCCGTCACCGAGTCCATCCAGGC GTGTAAGCTGGCTCAGAGCAGCGGCTGGGGCGTGATGGTCAGCCATCGCTCTGGAGAGACCGAAGACACCTTCATCGCTGACCTGGTGGTGGGACTCTGCACTGGACAG ATTAAGACCGGTGCCCCCTGCAGATCAGAGCGTCTGGCCAAATACAACCAGCTGATGAG GATCGAGGAGGAGCTCGGAGACAAGGCCAAGTTCGCCGGCAAAGACTTCCGCCACCCAAAGATCAACTAA
- the LOC115777013 gene encoding beta-enolase isoform X2 — MSITKIHEALELRDGDKTRYLGKGTVKAVEHVNKDIAPKLIEKKFSVVDQEKIDKFMLELDGTENKSKFGANAILGVSLAVCKAGAAEKGVPLYRHIADLAGHKDVILPVPAFNVINGGSHAGNKLAMQEFMILPVGASNFHEAMRIGAEVYHNLKNVIKAKYGKDATNVGDEGGFAPNILENNEALELLKTAIEKAGYPDKIIIGMDVAASEFFRSGKYDLDFKSPDDPSRHISGEQLGDLYRSFIKNYPVQSIEDPFDQDDWEHWAKFTSSVDIQIVGDDLTVTNPKRIQQAVEKKACNCLLLKVNQIGSVTESIQACKLAQSSGWGVMVSHRSGETEDTFIADLVVGLCTGQIKTGAPCRSERLAKYNQLMRIEEELGDKAKFAGKDFRHPKIN; from the exons ATGTCCATCACCAAGA TCCACGAGGCGCTGGAGCTCCGTGATGGAGACAAGACCCGCTACCTGGGCAAAG GTACCGTGAAGGCTGTGGAGCACGTCAACAAGGACATCGCCCCTAAGCTGATTGAGAAG AAATTCAGTGTTGTCGACCAGGAGAAGATCGACAAGTTCATGCTGGAGCTGGACGGCACCGAGAACAAAT CCAAATTTGGTGCCAATGCCATCCTGGGCGTGTCGCTGGCCGTCTGTAAGGCCGGAGCGGCGGAGAAAGGCGTTCCCCTGTACCGCCACATCGCTGACCTTGCTGGACACAAAGATGTCATCCTTCCCGTCCCT GCCTTTAACGTGATTAACGGTGGTAGCCATGCCGGAAACAAACTGGCCATGCAAGAGTTCATGATCCTGCCAGTTGGAGCCTCAAACTTCCATGAGGCCATGAGGATTGGAGCGGAG GTCTACCATAACCTGAAGAACGTCATCAAGGCTAAATATGGAAAGGATGCCACCAATGTGGGGGATGAGGGCGGTTTTGCTCCCAACATCCTAGAGAACAATGAGG CTCTGGAGCTGCTGAAGACCGCCATCGAGAAGGCCGGTTACCCCGATAAGATCATCATTGGCATGGACGTGGCCGCCTCAGAGTTCTTCCGCAGCGGGAAGTACGACCTGGACTTCAAGTCCCCCGACGACCCATCCAGACACATCAGCGGCGAGCAGCTGGGCGACTTGTACCGCAGCTTCATCAAGAACTACCCCG TTCAGTCCATTGAGGATCCATTTGACCAGGATGACTGGGAGCACTGGGCCAAATTCACCTCCTCCGTAGACATCCAG ATCGTAGGAGATGACCTTACTGTCACCAACCCAAAGAGGATCCAGCAGGCAGTGGAGAAGAAGGCCTGCAACTGTCTGCTGCTCAAAGTCAACCAGATTGGCTCCGTCACCGAGTCCATCCAGGC GTGTAAGCTGGCTCAGAGCAGCGGCTGGGGCGTGATGGTCAGCCATCGCTCTGGAGAGACCGAAGACACCTTCATCGCTGACCTGGTGGTGGGACTCTGCACTGGACAG ATTAAGACCGGTGCCCCCTGCAGATCAGAGCGTCTGGCCAAATACAACCAGCTGATGAG GATCGAGGAGGAGCTCGGAGACAAGGCCAAGTTCGCCGGCAAAGACTTCCGCCACCCAAAGATCAACTAA
- the LOC115777016 gene encoding profilin-1-like, which yields MSWNAYIDSMKTADQSGTAPVAQAAICGCTSGQESVWAGTLQVTADEIKKLCASDRSSFAQNGVYIAGRRCRLIRDQLDVDPMFAMDVKTAADAEGNTYSICVGKTKQAIVIAMGTKDASGGQVSNKVHTVVEHLRKAGY from the exons ATGTCGTGGAACGCCTACATCGACAGCATGAAGACAGCCGACCAGAGCGGGACGGCCCCGGTGGCACAAGCTGCCATCTGTGGCTGCACATCTGGGCAGGAGAGCGTCTGGGCCGGCACACTGCAAGTCAcg GCTGATGAGATCAAGAAGCTGTGTGCCAGCGACCGATCGAGCTTCGCTCAGAACGGCGTTTATATCGCCGGAAGGAGGTGCCGGCTGATCCGAGACCAGCTGGACGTAGACCCGATGTTTGCGATGGACGTGAAGACTGCAGCAGATGCTGAAGGAAACACGTACAGCATCTGTGTCGGGAAGACAAAACAAG CAATAGTCATAGCCATGGGCACAAAAGATGCCTCTGGTGGACAGGTGTCCAACAAGGTTCACACCGTGGTGGAACACCTGCGGAAAGCTGGTTATTAA